A part of Halobacillus shinanisalinarum genomic DNA contains:
- a CDS encoding ribokinase, protein MSHQPTVTVVGSINMDLAVSTDVMPLQGETVLGKKFATYPGGKGANQAVAAARLGANVNMIGAVGGDIFGRELLHHLHNETIDTSAVHTLDHVPSGTATIILSEQDNRIIVAPGANGMVSPELVQSHKSIIKNSDVILLQLEIPIETISYVAALAYDLGVPVILNPAPYQKLPAALLSQVEFLTPNETEAKSLTKDPVLDILREKMIITQGDRVLSFTGTTQT, encoded by the coding sequence ATGAGCCATCAGCCGACGGTAACCGTTGTCGGGAGTATCAATATGGATTTAGCCGTTTCGACAGATGTTATGCCGCTTCAAGGTGAAACTGTTCTTGGAAAAAAGTTTGCCACGTACCCTGGAGGTAAAGGGGCAAACCAGGCTGTAGCTGCGGCAAGGCTAGGTGCGAACGTGAATATGATCGGCGCTGTCGGTGGAGATATTTTTGGAAGGGAATTACTTCATCATCTTCACAACGAGACTATCGATACATCGGCTGTGCACACATTAGACCATGTTCCTTCTGGGACAGCGACGATTATCTTATCTGAACAAGATAATCGAATTATCGTTGCCCCCGGTGCAAATGGAATGGTCTCTCCTGAGTTAGTTCAGAGTCATAAATCTATCATTAAGAATAGTGATGTGATCCTATTACAATTGGAAATTCCGATAGAGACAATTAGTTACGTAGCAGCCTTAGCTTACGACCTGGGGGTGCCCGTGATACTCAACCCTGCTCCCTATCAAAAGCTCCCAGCTGCTTTGTTAAGTCAAGTCGAATTCTTAACGCCAAATGAAACCGAAGCGAAGTCTTTAACTAAAGATCCAGTGCTTGATATTCTTCGTGAGAAAATGATTATCACACAAGGTGATCGGGTGTTGTCATTCACCGGAACGACTCAGACATGA
- a CDS encoding PfkB family carbohydrate kinase — protein MTIPGYNVPLQDTTGAGDTFNGALATRLASGKRLEDAVNYANAAAAMSVTKLGAQSGMPIKDEVEQFLQERSDHQ, from the coding sequence ATGACGATTCCTGGATACAATGTGCCTCTTCAAGATACTACCGGTGCGGGTGATACCTTTAATGGCGCGCTTGCGACACGATTAGCCAGCGGCAAACGTTTAGAGGATGCTGTGAATTATGCTAACGCAGCTGCAGCCATGTCTGTTACGAAGTTAGGTGCTCAAAGCGGCATGCCAATCAAGGATGAGGTCGAACAGTTTTTGCAAGAAAGGTCTGATCACCAATGA
- the rbsD gene encoding D-ribose pyranase yields the protein MKKTGILNRELASILARLGHTDTIIIADCGMPIPEDTKCVDLSVTLGSPSFESILQVIADDMEIEAITLAEEMKQHNASIHDNVLSYSKSIHYTSHEDLKTQAKNAKAVIRTGENTPYANAILQSGVIF from the coding sequence ATGAAGAAAACAGGCATATTAAATCGTGAGCTAGCTTCTATTCTAGCAAGACTTGGACATACGGATACCATTATCATTGCAGATTGCGGTATGCCCATCCCCGAGGATACAAAATGTGTTGACCTCTCCGTAACTCTTGGATCGCCAAGCTTTGAATCGATCCTACAGGTAATAGCAGATGATATGGAAATTGAAGCGATTACTCTAGCAGAAGAAATGAAACAGCATAATGCCTCTATCCATGATAACGTTCTGAGCTATTCGAAGTCGATCCATTATACAAGTCATGAAGATTTAAAAACTCAAGCCAAAAACGCCAAGGCAGTGATTCGAACAGGGGAAAATACTCCTTATGCGAATGCCATTCTGCAGTCAGGGGTCATTTTCTAG
- a CDS encoding sugar ABC transporter ATP-binding protein produces the protein MVATPFIEMSKINKSFAGNQVLKDVDFTVHPGEVHALMGENGAGKSTLIKVLTGIHPRDGGTIQLKGEEVTFTNPKQAEHKGMVVIHQELNIIPHLTVTQNMFLGKELTYGKSGILKMKEMRQQTLENLERLGVTNINPDEEAGHLSVGKQQMVEIARAVSTNAEMIIMDEPTAALTEREIERLFDVVNSLREQNVSIIYISHRMEEIFQICDRITVLRDGSYVGTENISETSFKAIVKMMVGRELGERFPERTGERGDVVLEVKHLARTGLFTDVNFSVHQGEILGVAGLMGAGRTEIMEAIFGSRKKTHGSISLNGEPLTIKHPRDAIRSGIGFITEDRKDEGLVLNLSIRENIALTNTKAISNGGWISSSNEMKLIDELIEKLHVRTTGREQEVRSLSGGNQQKVVIAKWLGIKPKLLILDEPTRGVDVGAKKEIYHIMNELTEQGVAIIMVSSELPEVLGVSDRIMVIHEGKVARIIDSDEADQEKIMAAATGGE, from the coding sequence ATGGTGGCTACACCTTTTATTGAGATGAGTAAGATTAATAAATCGTTCGCTGGCAACCAGGTGTTAAAGGATGTTGATTTCACTGTTCACCCAGGGGAAGTGCATGCGCTCATGGGGGAAAATGGTGCTGGAAAATCAACTTTAATCAAAGTGTTAACTGGCATTCACCCAAGAGACGGCGGGACTATTCAGTTAAAAGGTGAAGAAGTTACGTTTACCAATCCCAAACAAGCCGAACATAAAGGAATGGTTGTCATCCATCAGGAGCTAAATATCATTCCACACTTAACGGTCACCCAGAATATGTTTCTTGGAAAAGAGCTGACCTACGGGAAGTCTGGCATTCTAAAGATGAAAGAAATGCGCCAACAAACGCTTGAGAACTTGGAACGCCTCGGTGTAACGAATATCAATCCAGATGAAGAAGCTGGCCATCTTTCCGTTGGTAAACAGCAAATGGTCGAGATCGCCCGTGCCGTTTCCACAAATGCGGAAATGATCATTATGGACGAGCCGACAGCGGCGCTGACTGAACGTGAAATCGAACGTCTCTTTGATGTCGTTAACTCTTTACGAGAACAAAACGTCAGCATCATTTATATTTCCCATAGGATGGAGGAAATTTTTCAAATATGTGACCGAATTACAGTACTTCGTGACGGTTCATACGTCGGGACAGAAAATATTTCTGAGACCTCCTTTAAAGCGATTGTAAAAATGATGGTTGGCCGCGAACTTGGTGAACGTTTTCCTGAGCGAACGGGCGAACGCGGAGATGTGGTACTTGAAGTAAAGCATTTAGCCAGAACGGGCCTTTTCACTGATGTCAATTTCTCCGTGCATCAGGGAGAGATTCTCGGTGTAGCTGGACTTATGGGGGCTGGCCGAACTGAAATTATGGAAGCCATCTTTGGTTCACGTAAGAAAACGCATGGCAGTATTTCCTTAAACGGCGAACCATTAACGATTAAACACCCACGGGATGCGATTCGTTCAGGTATTGGCTTTATAACTGAGGATCGAAAAGATGAAGGGCTTGTGCTTAATTTGTCGATACGGGAGAATATTGCATTGACAAATACGAAAGCGATTTCGAATGGTGGCTGGATTTCTTCTTCTAATGAAATGAAGTTGATTGACGAGTTGATTGAAAAGCTTCACGTAAGAACGACAGGGCGCGAGCAAGAGGTTCGCTCATTAAGTGGTGGAAACCAGCAAAAGGTCGTCATCGCCAAATGGCTCGGTATTAAACCAAAGCTTCTCATCCTAGATGAGCCTACACGCGGTGTAGATGTTGGTGCTAAAAAAGAAATTTACCATATTATGAATGAACTCACTGAACAGGGGGTCGCTATCATTATGGTTTCGTCAGAACTTCCAGAGGTTCTAGGGGTAAGTGACCGGATTATGGTGATTCATGAAGGAAAAGTCGCACGTATCATCGACAGCGATGAGGCTGATCAAGAAAAAATAATGGCAGCAGCTACAGGAGGGGAGTAA
- the rbsC gene encoding ribose ABC transporter permease, translating to MKQSLMSNFSKLGPLIGLLLIITILSFLSDNFFTIDNLLNLLRQISINALIAFGMTFVILTGGIDLSVGSILAFGSALTAGMLASGMDPLLAVLIGLLAGFAMGAVNGFVITKGKVAPFIATLATMTIFRGATLVYTEGRPITGLSDSFTFEMIGGGYVFGIPFPAIVMLVVFVILFYILRNTVFGRQVYSVGGNEEASILSGIKADRVKIWVYSLTGMLSVLGGIILTSRLNSAQPTAGTMYELDAIAAVVLGGTSLAGGRGRIVGTLIGALIIGVLDNGLNLLNVSSFYQQIVKGGVILLAVLLDRKSN from the coding sequence ATGAAGCAATCATTAATGAGCAATTTTTCTAAGCTTGGCCCGTTAATTGGTCTACTGTTAATTATAACCATTTTATCTTTCTTAAGCGATAACTTTTTTACCATTGATAACTTACTCAACCTTCTAAGGCAGATTTCTATTAATGCCCTGATTGCTTTTGGTATGACGTTCGTCATCTTAACAGGTGGAATTGACCTTTCTGTCGGGTCCATCCTAGCGTTTGGCAGTGCTTTAACAGCTGGTATGCTTGCTAGTGGCATGGATCCGTTACTTGCCGTATTAATTGGGTTATTAGCAGGATTTGCTATGGGAGCGGTAAATGGGTTTGTTATTACAAAAGGGAAAGTTGCCCCCTTTATTGCCACACTAGCCACGATGACGATCTTCCGCGGTGCTACGCTAGTTTATACAGAAGGGCGCCCCATCACAGGGTTATCAGACAGCTTCACATTTGAAATGATCGGTGGGGGTTATGTATTCGGCATCCCTTTTCCAGCAATAGTAATGCTTGTGGTTTTCGTCATCTTATTCTATATCTTGCGTAACACTGTTTTTGGTAGACAAGTATATTCCGTTGGTGGGAATGAAGAAGCTTCTATCCTATCAGGGATTAAAGCAGACCGCGTGAAAATATGGGTGTACTCGCTAACCGGGATGCTGTCCGTTTTAGGTGGAATCATTTTGACAAGTCGGTTAAATTCAGCTCAGCCGACAGCTGGAACCATGTACGAGCTTGATGCCATTGCTGCCGTTGTGCTTGGTGGGACAAGCCTTGCGGGTGGTCGAGGGCGAATCGTCGGTACGTTGATCGGTGCTTTAATTATTGGCGTACTTGATAATGGACTGAATTTATTAAACGTATCATCCTTCTATCAACAAATTGTCAAGGGTGGCGTCATTCTACTCGCTGTCTTGCTTGATCGCAAGTCTAACTAA
- the rbsB gene encoding ribose ABC transporter substrate-binding protein RbsB, protein MSKWIKSLGLLALLLIVATACSTEPPGSSSDDSSGESQGSEDDTVKIGLSISTLNNPFFVSLRDGAQAAAKEAGFELLTSDAQNDSATQVSDIEDLLQQNIDVLLVNPTDSAAIVSAIESANNADVPVITVDRSADGGDVVSHIASDNVAGGEMAGKFIAEQLGEEGNVVELEGIPGASATRERGKGFHNIIDGIDGIEVVANQSANFDRSEGLTVMENILQSTDDIDAVFAHNDEMALGAVQALESNNLLEDVTVVGFDATDDARAAVSEGRMDATVAQQPKLIGEQAIETAGKVANGESVDEFIPVELQLVTE, encoded by the coding sequence ATGAGTAAATGGATCAAATCACTTGGACTCTTAGCTTTATTGTTGATCGTTGCTACAGCCTGCTCGACAGAACCACCAGGATCTTCCTCAGATGATTCCAGCGGAGAAAGCCAAGGATCTGAGGATGACACAGTTAAAATAGGACTTTCCATTTCAACTTTGAACAATCCGTTCTTTGTTTCATTGCGTGATGGTGCGCAAGCTGCTGCAAAGGAAGCCGGTTTCGAACTCCTAACGTCAGACGCTCAGAATGATTCAGCAACACAGGTTAGTGATATTGAAGACTTATTACAGCAAAATATTGATGTCCTACTGGTAAACCCTACGGATTCTGCAGCCATTGTTTCTGCCATAGAGTCAGCGAATAACGCTGATGTTCCTGTCATCACAGTTGACCGCAGTGCTGATGGTGGTGATGTCGTCTCACACATTGCTTCTGATAACGTAGCCGGCGGAGAAATGGCTGGAAAATTTATTGCAGAACAATTGGGTGAAGAAGGTAACGTTGTTGAGCTAGAAGGGATCCCTGGTGCATCAGCTACTCGTGAGCGTGGGAAAGGTTTTCACAATATTATTGATGGCATCGATGGGATTGAGGTCGTTGCCAATCAATCAGCGAACTTTGACCGTTCTGAAGGATTAACGGTTATGGAAAACATTTTACAGAGTACAGACGACATTGACGCTGTTTTTGCCCATAATGATGAAATGGCTTTAGGTGCTGTCCAAGCTTTAGAATCAAACAATTTGCTTGAAGATGTTACGGTTGTAGGCTTTGATGCCACGGATGATGCACGGGCAGCTGTTTCTGAAGGACGCATGGATGCTACTGTCGCCCAGCAGCCGAAGCTGATCGGTGAACAAGCGATTGAGACAGCTGGAAAAGTAGCAAACGGAGAAAGTGTGGATGAATTCATTCCTGTTGAACTGCAACTTGTAACAGAATAA